The following coding sequences lie in one Pseudarthrobacter phenanthrenivorans Sphe3 genomic window:
- a CDS encoding DUF6262 family protein, with protein MSASVLNDIERACVQLRRDGQPVTFTAVAAATGIARSTLYRNTTIHALINEHRHRRATDGTMAGLTDEIATLRTVVDELAARVRRHEEQLRRLTRD; from the coding sequence ATGAGTGCGAGCGTCCTCAACGACATCGAACGTGCCTGCGTGCAGCTACGCCGCGACGGCCAGCCGGTCACCTTCACCGCCGTCGCTGCCGCCACCGGCATCGCCCGCAGCACGCTGTACCGCAACACCACGATCCACGCGCTGATCAACGAGCACCGCCACCGCCGCGCAACCGACGGAACCATGGCAGGGCTCACCGACGAGATCGCCACCCTGCGCACCGTGGTCGACGAACTCGCTGCCCGCGTACGACGCCACGAAGAACAACTCCGCCGGCTCACCCGAGACTGA
- a CDS encoding IS110 family RNA-guided transposase: MPSMQLRRDDVIVGVDTHKDNHVAVAIDGFGGRLGDIVVPTTIAGFEELLAFCLAFVGSAGRLIGFGVECTGSYGVGLARYLRNHGHDVHEIARPARAAERRLAGKNDTIDAEHAARQLLAGHGLSTPKTADGAVETIRLVKIAYDGAVQARTTAMITLKATLATGSEALRAELETLTDHKLILACAALEGPTPLPPVRRGAPAVVVPGDPDVAMRHVLSSMAKRWLALHEEAKAHAASLKALTAAAAPQLVEAVGVGYDTAAQMLITAGDNANRIKSEAAFAKMCGACPIPAGSGKTNSRHRLYRGGNRQANAALYRVVIVRMRWHQPTIDYVARRTAEGMSKREIIRCLKRYLARELFRLLPAPDAIAKPVNGELEIAA; this comes from the coding sequence ATGCCCAGCATGCAGCTTCGGCGTGACGATGTCATCGTCGGCGTCGACACCCACAAGGACAACCACGTAGCGGTCGCGATCGACGGCTTTGGCGGCCGGCTCGGCGACATCGTCGTGCCCACCACCATCGCCGGGTTTGAGGAGCTCCTCGCCTTCTGTCTGGCCTTCGTCGGGTCGGCCGGTCGGCTGATCGGGTTCGGCGTCGAGTGCACCGGCTCCTACGGGGTCGGCTTGGCGCGCTACCTGCGCAACCACGGTCACGACGTCCACGAGATCGCCCGCCCAGCACGGGCCGCGGAACGTCGACTCGCAGGGAAGAACGACACCATCGATGCCGAGCACGCTGCACGCCAGCTACTGGCTGGGCACGGGCTGTCGACACCCAAGACCGCCGACGGCGCGGTCGAAACGATCAGGCTGGTCAAGATCGCCTACGACGGTGCCGTTCAAGCGCGGACAACCGCGATGATCACGCTCAAGGCGACCCTCGCGACCGGGAGCGAGGCGTTGCGGGCGGAGCTGGAGACGCTCACCGACCACAAGCTGATCCTCGCGTGCGCGGCGCTGGAGGGTCCGACTCCACTGCCGCCCGTGCGCCGTGGCGCACCTGCCGTTGTTGTGCCGGGCGACCCGGATGTGGCGATGCGACACGTGCTGTCCTCGATGGCGAAGCGTTGGCTGGCGCTGCACGAGGAGGCCAAGGCTCACGCCGCATCACTGAAGGCACTCACTGCGGCCGCTGCGCCCCAGCTCGTCGAGGCCGTCGGCGTCGGCTACGACACTGCGGCACAGATGCTGATCACCGCCGGCGACAACGCCAACCGGATCAAGTCCGAGGCAGCGTTTGCCAAGATGTGTGGCGCGTGCCCGATCCCGGCTGGATCCGGCAAGACCAACAGCCGGCACCGTCTGTACCGCGGCGGGAACCGGCAGGCCAACGCCGCGCTGTATCGCGTGGTCATCGTGCGCATGCGCTGGCATCAGCCGACGATCGACTACGTGGCCCGTCGCACCGCCGAGGGCATGTCGAAGCGGGAGATCATCCGGTGCCTGAAGCGGTACCTCGCTCGCGAGCTCTTCCGCCTGCTGCCGGCCCCGGACGCCATCGCCAAGCCCGTTAATGGAGAGCTCGAAATCGCGGCCTGA
- a CDS encoding Eco57I restriction-modification methylase domain-containing protein, with the protein MTLAPFTLRGHNPDVLTCIANLSNDEVFTPPEFANQMLDTLAAAWADANDGADIWTNPDVTFLDPFTKSGVFLREITRRLTDGLILTFPDLAQRVDHILTRQVFGIGITQLTALLARRSVYCSKFANGPHSIARSFTTEDGNIWFDRTDHAWGGGKREFRVDPLTREEIAVYTNRKCTYCGASEGSYARGDDLETHAYAFIHTDDIRARIAELFGDNMQFDVIIGNPPYQLGDGGGGGGASATPIYNLFVEKALALDPRYAVMITPSRWFSGGKGLDDFRDRMLADHRFAKLIDYPQLYDVFPGVKIRGGVSYWLWSRDHEGPCEVTTKIGDEAIGEPALRMLDAYDVLVRRNEGVRILDKVRAHRVDGESEPLLGDVVNRPGSDGGSGYWIPTRVWSVRFVA; encoded by the coding sequence GTGACCCTTGCACCTTTCACCCTCCGAGGGCACAACCCGGATGTGTTGACGTGCATCGCGAACCTCTCCAACGATGAGGTCTTCACCCCGCCGGAGTTCGCGAACCAGATGCTCGACACGCTTGCCGCCGCGTGGGCAGACGCCAACGACGGCGCCGACATCTGGACCAACCCCGATGTCACGTTCCTCGATCCTTTCACCAAGTCGGGGGTCTTCCTTCGCGAGATCACTCGCCGCCTCACCGACGGACTGATCCTGACGTTCCCTGACCTCGCCCAGCGCGTCGATCACATCCTCACCCGTCAGGTTTTCGGCATCGGGATCACACAGCTCACTGCACTGCTGGCTCGCCGGAGTGTCTATTGCTCGAAGTTCGCCAACGGCCCGCACTCGATCGCCAGGTCGTTCACGACCGAGGACGGCAACATCTGGTTCGATCGCACGGACCACGCCTGGGGCGGTGGCAAACGCGAGTTTCGGGTTGATCCGCTTACGCGCGAAGAGATCGCCGTCTATACCAACCGCAAGTGCACCTACTGCGGTGCTAGCGAAGGCAGCTACGCACGCGGTGACGACTTGGAAACTCACGCCTACGCATTCATCCATACCGACGACATCAGAGCTCGGATCGCCGAGCTGTTCGGAGACAACATGCAGTTCGACGTCATCATCGGCAACCCGCCCTATCAGTTGGGGGATGGAGGCGGTGGTGGCGGCGCGTCGGCCACGCCCATCTACAATCTCTTCGTCGAGAAGGCACTCGCGCTCGACCCTCGCTATGCCGTGATGATCACCCCGTCGCGATGGTTCTCGGGCGGGAAGGGTCTGGACGATTTCCGGGATCGGATGCTCGCCGACCACCGCTTTGCGAAACTCATCGACTATCCGCAGCTGTACGACGTCTTTCCTGGCGTGAAGATTCGAGGCGGCGTGTCGTACTGGTTGTGGAGTCGAGACCATGAGGGACCGTGCGAGGTCACCACCAAGATCGGAGACGAGGCTATCGGCGAACCCGCACTTCGGATGCTTGACGCCTATGACGTGCTCGTGCGTCGCAACGAGGGCGTGCGGATTCTGGACAAGGTGAGGGCGCACAGAGTTGACGGAGAGTCGGAGCCTCTCCTCGGCGATGTGGTGAATCGCCCTGGGTCTGATGGAGGCTCGGGCTATTGGATTCCGACCAGGGTCTGGTCGGTCCGTTTCGTAGCGTAG
- a CDS encoding N-6 DNA methylase, protein MNLKDAQRLVKSKQRVADHGEVFTPAWMVEDMLDLVKHESERIDSRVLEPACGSGNFLIPVLARKLATVELRHGKSEFEKRHYALFALMCTYGIELLADNAEECRHNLAEVFNTFLGIGNDDQWARAARAVLAVNIVQGDALTMTVPSGQPITFPEWGYLGKGKFQRRDFRYDDLTQRASYEGTLFGELDDEDLFVPAQTYPTMTVSQIAEAAA, encoded by the coding sequence ATGAACCTGAAAGACGCCCAGCGCTTGGTGAAGTCCAAGCAACGCGTTGCGGACCACGGCGAGGTGTTCACGCCGGCGTGGATGGTCGAGGACATGCTCGACCTCGTTAAGCACGAGTCTGAGCGGATCGACTCCCGCGTACTCGAACCCGCCTGCGGCTCGGGCAACTTCCTCATCCCCGTCCTGGCTCGCAAGCTCGCCACGGTCGAGCTTCGGCACGGCAAGAGCGAGTTCGAGAAGCGCCACTACGCATTGTTCGCGCTCATGTGCACCTACGGTATCGAACTTCTCGCAGACAACGCCGAAGAGTGCCGCCACAATCTCGCCGAGGTGTTCAACACATTCTTGGGTATCGGCAACGATGACCAGTGGGCGCGAGCGGCCCGCGCGGTTCTCGCCGTGAACATCGTCCAGGGCGATGCCTTGACCATGACCGTGCCAAGCGGCCAGCCGATCACCTTTCCTGAGTGGGGCTACCTCGGCAAAGGCAAGTTCCAGAGGCGCGACTTTCGCTACGACGACCTCACTCAGCGCGCCTCGTACGAGGGAACCCTATTCGGCGAGCTCGATGACGAGGACCTGTTCGTCCCCGCGCAGACTTACCCGACGATGACCGTCAGTCAGATCGCCGAGGCCGCCGCGTGA
- a CDS encoding helix-turn-helix domain-containing protein — MAEPWLSADDIAAHLGVTKDTVYTWIAEKAMPAHKVGRLWKFQASEIDDWVRAGAAASDQELHVAHPGVGGRSYAHDNDEHGEGGR, encoded by the coding sequence GTGGCTGAGCCGTGGCTGTCCGCAGACGACATCGCCGCCCACCTCGGGGTCACCAAAGACACCGTCTACACCTGGATCGCCGAGAAGGCCATGCCCGCCCACAAGGTCGGACGCCTCTGGAAGTTCCAAGCCAGCGAGATAGACGACTGGGTGCGCGCGGGTGCGGCGGCCAGTGACCAAGAGCTCCACGTAGCCCATCCCGGTGTCGGTGGACGCTCCTACGCTCATGACAACGACGAGCACGGGGAGGGGGGAAGATGA
- a CDS encoding alpha/beta hydrolase: MIGRIALGAGAAAAAVAGVGWAIARRLTAPVGPRMFDLTVRGVEYTDDGDLIVLDRTDQAAAPGIYNLWFEHGGWAQLATDTVDRGPTRVARRITGTTSGFTPKTGDCASWSGIYYATPADAGLHTRDITITTPAGPCPAWRIDGDLATWAIHIHGLGSTRAGTLRGVLAATELGYTSLVVSYRNTAEGPRVGTGRTTFGYAETSDVDEAIGYAVRRGAEQVVIFGWSMGAAVALQLADHPRHPGLIAALVLDSPVLNWTEVIKSNCARSGWPAAAGHLAIPWLTLDPLARTVGLPGRIPLPTFDWTSRAVELNTPTLILHGTRDDSVPIRLSQALRDARPDLVELETFDAGHTLCWNSDLDRWRNTVTAWLKVRIPR; the protein is encoded by the coding sequence GTGATAGGCCGCATCGCTCTCGGCGCTGGGGCCGCGGCGGCAGCGGTTGCCGGGGTCGGGTGGGCCATCGCGCGGCGGCTCACCGCACCCGTCGGCCCACGAATGTTCGACCTCACCGTTCGAGGCGTCGAGTACACCGACGACGGCGACCTGATCGTGCTCGACCGCACCGACCAGGCCGCCGCGCCAGGCATCTACAATCTCTGGTTCGAGCACGGCGGCTGGGCGCAGCTCGCCACAGATACCGTCGATCGAGGACCCACCCGCGTCGCTCGCAGGATCACGGGCACCACATCGGGTTTCACTCCGAAGACCGGCGATTGCGCCTCCTGGAGCGGCATCTACTACGCCACCCCAGCCGACGCCGGACTCCACACACGCGACATCACCATCACGACCCCCGCAGGACCATGCCCGGCCTGGCGCATCGACGGCGACCTCGCGACCTGGGCCATCCACATCCACGGCCTCGGCAGCACCCGCGCCGGCACCCTCCGCGGCGTCCTCGCCGCAACCGAACTCGGCTACACCTCCCTCGTCGTCAGCTACCGCAACACAGCAGAAGGGCCGCGAGTTGGCACCGGCCGGACGACCTTCGGCTACGCAGAGACGAGCGACGTTGACGAGGCCATCGGGTACGCCGTCCGACGAGGAGCCGAACAGGTCGTGATCTTCGGCTGGTCGATGGGTGCCGCTGTCGCTCTCCAGCTCGCCGACCACCCGCGACATCCGGGACTGATCGCCGCGCTCGTACTCGACTCCCCAGTCCTCAACTGGACCGAAGTCATCAAGTCCAACTGCGCCCGCAGCGGATGGCCTGCAGCAGCCGGGCACCTCGCGATCCCGTGGCTCACCCTCGACCCACTGGCACGCACAGTCGGCCTGCCAGGACGCATCCCACTTCCCACCTTCGACTGGACATCCCGAGCCGTAGAGCTCAACACGCCGACCCTGATCCTCCACGGCACCCGAGACGACTCCGTGCCGATCCGGCTCTCACAAGCACTCCGAGACGCTCGCCCGGACCTCGTTGAGCTTGAGACCTTCGATGCCGGCCACACCCTCTGCTGGAACAGCGATCTGGACCGCTGGCGGAACACGGTGACCGCCTGGCTCAAGGTGCGCATCCCACGCTGA
- a CDS encoding MAB_1171c family putative transporter, with protein sequence MIQTLVATLMWALVASLLIFRRKRTDRSITYAALTIAIAMTLNVDAAYSAVDRLLGGTNLATLIADALLMTGLFFLGRGVMKTGEYRPRLVRAAVSIPVLLVALLAITASFLLIDRGTTTTRFMIDLGAQPAAAVYSIINFTYCLVIVVAMLVLAIRQYRHNTGIQHLPAALLSLGSAFGVALCLAVIVMDVAHATGHLDLMHTIQSAYDPLSVLTFVFLCAGFALQPAVRRAQHRARQRQTVALTAQLESLWHQATRARPGLSQADPLAASSEDPEGHLHRVIVEIRDAMIDPRITFDISTDDRDLLERAESHLVGSDSALATTSPVPYVEERES encoded by the coding sequence ATGATCCAGACGCTCGTCGCAACGCTCATGTGGGCGCTCGTGGCGAGCCTGCTCATCTTCCGACGCAAACGCACCGACCGAAGCATCACCTACGCCGCCCTCACCATCGCCATCGCGATGACGCTCAACGTGGATGCCGCCTACAGCGCCGTCGATCGACTGCTCGGTGGCACCAACCTCGCCACCCTGATCGCGGACGCGCTCCTGATGACCGGGCTGTTCTTCCTCGGCCGCGGCGTCATGAAGACCGGCGAGTACCGGCCCAGGCTCGTCCGAGCCGCCGTCAGCATCCCCGTCCTGCTCGTCGCGCTGCTCGCGATCACCGCATCGTTCCTGCTCATCGACCGCGGCACCACTACCACACGATTTATGATCGACCTCGGCGCACAGCCAGCGGCGGCGGTCTACTCGATCATCAACTTCACCTACTGCCTCGTCATTGTCGTGGCGATGCTCGTCCTCGCCATAAGGCAGTACCGGCACAACACCGGCATCCAGCACCTCCCCGCGGCACTGTTGAGCCTGGGGTCGGCGTTCGGCGTCGCGCTCTGCCTCGCCGTGATCGTCATGGACGTTGCCCACGCCACGGGCCACCTCGACCTCATGCACACTATCCAGTCCGCCTACGATCCGCTCTCCGTCCTGACCTTCGTGTTCCTCTGTGCCGGGTTCGCGCTCCAGCCTGCCGTCCGTCGCGCTCAGCACCGCGCCCGGCAGAGGCAGACCGTCGCCCTCACAGCGCAGCTGGAGTCGCTTTGGCACCAGGCGACGCGCGCACGGCCCGGGCTGAGCCAGGCCGACCCCCTCGCCGCCAGTAGCGAAGACCCCGAAGGGCACCTCCACCGAGTGATCGTCGAAATCCGCGACGCGATGATCGACCCTCGCATCACCTTCGACATCAGCACCGACGACCGCGACCTGCTCGAACGCGCCGAGAGCCACCTCGTCGGAAGCGACAGTGCCCTCGCGACGACCTCGCCCGTTCCCTACGTCGAGGAGCGGGAGTCGTGA